The following are from one region of the Siniperca chuatsi isolate FFG_IHB_CAS linkage group LG13, ASM2008510v1, whole genome shotgun sequence genome:
- the tgm1l1 gene encoding protein-glutamine gamma-glutamyltransferase K isoform X1 produces MPGERLTVRDTSEVGRFPGAAPPTRVELTIQKEGEKKEEEGGCRRWFRKMCPCCCKRQNSTTYDVTDKVELVKTPAPAPAPEPAKPKPENGEAKEMEGTDFWEIKLSVRSVDLLSSKTGQNRQEHHTDLYHGDELIIRRGQTFQIELELNKPFNANTDKLHLDLKTGPLPMVSKGTHVIIPLVDDLQDERWEAKIVEQNGNKIKLSINSPASAVIGLYGLMVTTSSSKGEEANTYNSNKNIVMLFNPWCEEDTVFMDEEEERKEYVLNDTGRIYYGTEKQIGARTWNFGQFHEGILEACLFILEKSDMPASGRGDSVNVVRVISAMINAQDDFGVLVGNWSGNYSDGVSPGAWSSSVEILRKYHSSNGTPVSYGQCWVFSGVTTTVLRCLGIPARSVTNFQSAHDTDVSLTTDVYLDENMEPIDYLNSDSVWNFHVWNDCWMARPDLPPGHGGWQAVDSTPQETSQGTFRCGPASVSAIRSGQVYLKHDTPFVFAEVNSDKIYWQRNLDGTFRQIYNEKKAVGHFISTKAVGSDERADITHLYKHQEGSEEERFAVETASRYGSKPDVYSSPVAEDVCIEVKVEGEGPRMGADAQLTILVKNLSSHPRRTTLHSQVAVIYYTGVLKGTIKKELMPVELLPNEEKTIEWVLPYQQYQNQLVDQAALMLTLSGRVSETQQVLANQTTFRLRTPDLSITPLGDAVVGKETAAKIIFTNPLPRTLKGVVFRVEGLGLQKGHEVVVGDINGHSTVTLTEHFIPTQPGPRKLVASLDCKQLTQVHGVADIVVLEQ; encoded by the exons ATGCCAGGTGAGCGGTTGACAGTAAGAGACACGTCAGAGGTGGGGCGTTTCCCTGGAGCAGCCCCACCGACCAGGGTGGAGCTGACCATtcagaaagagggggagaagaaagaggaggagggaggctgTCGTCGCTGGTTCAGGAAGATGTGTCCGTGCTGCTGTAAGCGCCAGAACAGCACCACCTATGATGTTACAGATAAGGTGGAATTGGTCAAAACCCCGGCCCCCGCACCGGCCCCGGAGCCCGCCAAGCCAAAGCCTGAGAATGGAGAAGCAAAGGAAATGGAAGGTACTGACTTTTGGG AAATAAAGTTGTCGGTGCGTTCTGTGGACCTGCTGAGCTCCAAGACAGGTCAGAACAGACAGGAGCACCACACCGACTTGTATCACGGGGATGAGCTGATCATCCGCAGAGGACAGACCTTCCAGATAGAGCTGGAGCTCAACAAGCCCTTCAATGCTAACACTGACAAGCTGCATCTGGACCTGAAAACAG GTCCCCTGCCCATGGTGTCCAAAGGCACCCATGTCATCATTCCACTGGTGGATGACCTGCAGGATGAACGCTGGGAAGCCAAGATTGTAGAGCAGAATGGCAACAAGATCAAGCTGTCCATAAACTCACCGGCCAGTGCTGTGATTGGCCTATATGGGCTCATGGTGACAACTAGCTCCTCAAAGGGCGAGGAAGCAAATACTTACAACTCCAACAAGAACATCGTCATGCTCTTCAACCCTTGGTGTGAAG AGGACACAGTGTTCatggatgaagaggaggagaggaaggagtaTGTTCTGAATGACACCGGAAGGATTTACTATGGCACAGAGAAACAAATAGGTGCCCGCACATGGAACTTTGGGCAG TTTCATGAGGGAATCCTGGAAGCATGTCTGTTTATCCTGGAGAAGAGTGACATGCCTGCATCTGGTCGAGGGGATTCTGTCAATGTGGTTAGAGTCATATCTGCCATG ATAAACGCTCAGGATGACTTTGGGGTTCTGGTAGGGAACTGGTCTGGGAATTACTCTGATGGAGTCTCTCCTGGGGCGTGGAGCAGCAGCGTGGAGATCCTGAGGAAATACCACTCCTCCAATGGAACGCCTGTGTCATACGGACAGTGTTGGGTCTTCTCTGGGGTCACTACGACAG tgCTGCGGTGTCTTGGTATACCCGCCCGCAGTGTGACCAACTTCCAGTCTGCTCATGATACTGATGTATCCCTCACTACAGATGTCTATTTGGATGAGAATATGGAGCCGATCGACTACCTCAATAGTGACTCTGTGTG GAACTTCCACGTATGGAATGACTGCTGGATGGCGAGACCAGACCTGCCCCCTGGTCACGGAGGCTGGCAGGCTGTTGACTCTACTCCCCAAGAAACTAGTCAGGGCACCTTCCGCTGCGGCCCCGCCTCTGTCAGCGCCATCCGCTCTGGCCAGGTCTACCTCAAACACGACACGCCGTTTGTCTTCGCTGAG GTCAACAGTGATAAGATCTACTGGCAGAGGAACCTGGACGGTACTTTCAGGCAGATCTACAATGAGAAGAAAGCTGTCGGCCACTTCATCAGCACCAAAGCAGTGGGCTCTGACGAGCGGGCAGACATCACACACCTGTACAAACACCAAGAAG GTTCAGAAGAGGAACGCTTTGCTGTGGAGACTGCCAGTCGCTATGGCAGCAAGCCAGATGTCTACTCCTCGCCCGTGGCAGAAGATGTGTGCATAGAGGTGAAGGTGGAGGGTGAGGGGCCCAGGATGGGTGCTGACGCCCAGTTGACCATCCTAGTGAAGAACCTGAGCTCGCATCCTCGTCGGACCACTCTGCACAGCCAGGTGGCTGTCATATACTACACTGGTGTACTGAAAGGAACCATCAAGAAGGAGCTGATGCCTGTGGAGCTTTTGCCCAATGAAG AAAAGACCATCGAGTGGGTGCTGCCCTACCAACAGTACCAAAACCAGCTGGTTGATCAAGCAGCTCTGATGCTGACCCTGTCTGGAAGAGTCAGTGAGACCCAGCAAGTATTAGCCAACCAGACCACCTTCAGGCTCCGTACGCCTGACCTCAGCATTACG CCTTTGGGAGACGCTGTGGTTGGTAAGGAGACGGCAGCCAAAATTATCTTCACCAACCCCCTGCCACGTACACTAAAGGGAGTGGTGTTCAGAGTGGAGGGCCTGGGTCTGCAGAAAGGCCATGAAGTGGTTGTGGG tGACATCAACGGCCACTCCACAGTGACACTGACGGAGCACTTCATCCCCACCCAGCCCGGACCCAGGAAGCTGGTGGCGTCTCTTGACTGTAAACAGCTCACACAAGTGCACGGAGTGGCTGATATTGTCGTTCTCGAGCAATGA
- the tgm1l1 gene encoding protein-glutamine gamma-glutamyltransferase K isoform X2 produces MPGERLTVRDTSEVGRFPGAAPPTRVELTIQKEGEKKEEEGGCRRWFRKMCPCCCKRQNSTTYDVTDKVELVKTPAPAPAPEPAKPKPENGEAKEMEEIKLSVRSVDLLSSKTGQNRQEHHTDLYHGDELIIRRGQTFQIELELNKPFNANTDKLHLDLKTGPLPMVSKGTHVIIPLVDDLQDERWEAKIVEQNGNKIKLSINSPASAVIGLYGLMVTTSSSKGEEANTYNSNKNIVMLFNPWCEEDTVFMDEEEERKEYVLNDTGRIYYGTEKQIGARTWNFGQFHEGILEACLFILEKSDMPASGRGDSVNVVRVISAMINAQDDFGVLVGNWSGNYSDGVSPGAWSSSVEILRKYHSSNGTPVSYGQCWVFSGVTTTVLRCLGIPARSVTNFQSAHDTDVSLTTDVYLDENMEPIDYLNSDSVWNFHVWNDCWMARPDLPPGHGGWQAVDSTPQETSQGTFRCGPASVSAIRSGQVYLKHDTPFVFAEVNSDKIYWQRNLDGTFRQIYNEKKAVGHFISTKAVGSDERADITHLYKHQEGSEEERFAVETASRYGSKPDVYSSPVAEDVCIEVKVEGEGPRMGADAQLTILVKNLSSHPRRTTLHSQVAVIYYTGVLKGTIKKELMPVELLPNEEKTIEWVLPYQQYQNQLVDQAALMLTLSGRVSETQQVLANQTTFRLRTPDLSITPLGDAVVGKETAAKIIFTNPLPRTLKGVVFRVEGLGLQKGHEVVVGDINGHSTVTLTEHFIPTQPGPRKLVASLDCKQLTQVHGVADIVVLEQ; encoded by the exons ATGCCAGGTGAGCGGTTGACAGTAAGAGACACGTCAGAGGTGGGGCGTTTCCCTGGAGCAGCCCCACCGACCAGGGTGGAGCTGACCATtcagaaagagggggagaagaaagaggaggagggaggctgTCGTCGCTGGTTCAGGAAGATGTGTCCGTGCTGCTGTAAGCGCCAGAACAGCACCACCTATGATGTTACAGATAAGGTGGAATTGGTCAAAACCCCGGCCCCCGCACCGGCCCCGGAGCCCGCCAAGCCAAAGCCTGAGAATGGAGAAGCAAAGGAAATGGAAG AAATAAAGTTGTCGGTGCGTTCTGTGGACCTGCTGAGCTCCAAGACAGGTCAGAACAGACAGGAGCACCACACCGACTTGTATCACGGGGATGAGCTGATCATCCGCAGAGGACAGACCTTCCAGATAGAGCTGGAGCTCAACAAGCCCTTCAATGCTAACACTGACAAGCTGCATCTGGACCTGAAAACAG GTCCCCTGCCCATGGTGTCCAAAGGCACCCATGTCATCATTCCACTGGTGGATGACCTGCAGGATGAACGCTGGGAAGCCAAGATTGTAGAGCAGAATGGCAACAAGATCAAGCTGTCCATAAACTCACCGGCCAGTGCTGTGATTGGCCTATATGGGCTCATGGTGACAACTAGCTCCTCAAAGGGCGAGGAAGCAAATACTTACAACTCCAACAAGAACATCGTCATGCTCTTCAACCCTTGGTGTGAAG AGGACACAGTGTTCatggatgaagaggaggagaggaaggagtaTGTTCTGAATGACACCGGAAGGATTTACTATGGCACAGAGAAACAAATAGGTGCCCGCACATGGAACTTTGGGCAG TTTCATGAGGGAATCCTGGAAGCATGTCTGTTTATCCTGGAGAAGAGTGACATGCCTGCATCTGGTCGAGGGGATTCTGTCAATGTGGTTAGAGTCATATCTGCCATG ATAAACGCTCAGGATGACTTTGGGGTTCTGGTAGGGAACTGGTCTGGGAATTACTCTGATGGAGTCTCTCCTGGGGCGTGGAGCAGCAGCGTGGAGATCCTGAGGAAATACCACTCCTCCAATGGAACGCCTGTGTCATACGGACAGTGTTGGGTCTTCTCTGGGGTCACTACGACAG tgCTGCGGTGTCTTGGTATACCCGCCCGCAGTGTGACCAACTTCCAGTCTGCTCATGATACTGATGTATCCCTCACTACAGATGTCTATTTGGATGAGAATATGGAGCCGATCGACTACCTCAATAGTGACTCTGTGTG GAACTTCCACGTATGGAATGACTGCTGGATGGCGAGACCAGACCTGCCCCCTGGTCACGGAGGCTGGCAGGCTGTTGACTCTACTCCCCAAGAAACTAGTCAGGGCACCTTCCGCTGCGGCCCCGCCTCTGTCAGCGCCATCCGCTCTGGCCAGGTCTACCTCAAACACGACACGCCGTTTGTCTTCGCTGAG GTCAACAGTGATAAGATCTACTGGCAGAGGAACCTGGACGGTACTTTCAGGCAGATCTACAATGAGAAGAAAGCTGTCGGCCACTTCATCAGCACCAAAGCAGTGGGCTCTGACGAGCGGGCAGACATCACACACCTGTACAAACACCAAGAAG GTTCAGAAGAGGAACGCTTTGCTGTGGAGACTGCCAGTCGCTATGGCAGCAAGCCAGATGTCTACTCCTCGCCCGTGGCAGAAGATGTGTGCATAGAGGTGAAGGTGGAGGGTGAGGGGCCCAGGATGGGTGCTGACGCCCAGTTGACCATCCTAGTGAAGAACCTGAGCTCGCATCCTCGTCGGACCACTCTGCACAGCCAGGTGGCTGTCATATACTACACTGGTGTACTGAAAGGAACCATCAAGAAGGAGCTGATGCCTGTGGAGCTTTTGCCCAATGAAG AAAAGACCATCGAGTGGGTGCTGCCCTACCAACAGTACCAAAACCAGCTGGTTGATCAAGCAGCTCTGATGCTGACCCTGTCTGGAAGAGTCAGTGAGACCCAGCAAGTATTAGCCAACCAGACCACCTTCAGGCTCCGTACGCCTGACCTCAGCATTACG CCTTTGGGAGACGCTGTGGTTGGTAAGGAGACGGCAGCCAAAATTATCTTCACCAACCCCCTGCCACGTACACTAAAGGGAGTGGTGTTCAGAGTGGAGGGCCTGGGTCTGCAGAAAGGCCATGAAGTGGTTGTGGG tGACATCAACGGCCACTCCACAGTGACACTGACGGAGCACTTCATCCCCACCCAGCCCGGACCCAGGAAGCTGGTGGCGTCTCTTGACTGTAAACAGCTCACACAAGTGCACGGAGTGGCTGATATTGTCGTTCTCGAGCAATGA
- the abhd4 gene encoding (Lyso)-N-acylphosphatidylethanolamine lipase isoform X2, whose amino-acid sequence MSLLKTTESKILACIQNDLWARFVTLPNQDRIWTLTLANKVVHKPPEQAPKTPLVMVHGFGGGVGLWIRNLETLSRSRPVYAFDLLGFGRSSRPPFPSDAAKAEEQFVNSIEQWRQSVGLENMILLGHSLGGYLAASYAIQYPSRVSHLILVDPWGFPERPQTQTQEGQGQGTEVAKRPPPPRWVKAIAAVVSLFNPLAVIRAAGPWGPGLVNRFRPDFKTKFEDLFDDDTMTQYIYHCNAQTPSGEVGFRAMSESLGWAKRPMLQRIHLLPPSMPLTMLYGARSWVDSSSGDRVVQIREQAHTKVLLINEASHHVYADQPEEFNRVVENICKSVN is encoded by the exons ATGTCTCTTTTGAAGACTACAGAGTCCAAGATTCTTGCTT GTATTCAGAATGACTTATGGGCTAGGTTTGTGACTCTACCAAACCAGGATCGAATATGGACTCTGACCCTCGCCAACAAGGTGGTGCACAAACCTCCAGAACAAG CCCCAAAGACTCCCCTGGTGATGGTCCACGGCTTTGGAGGAGGGGTAGGCCTGTGGATCAGGAACCTAGAGACACTGAGTCGGTCACGGCCTGTTTACGCCTTTGACCTCCTGGGCTTTGGCAGGAGCTCCAGGCCTCCCTTCCCCTCCGATGCTGCCAAGGCAGAGGAGCAGTTTGTCAACTCTATTGAGCAGTGGAGACAGTCTGTAGGCCTGGAGAACATGATTCTGCTGGGACACAGTCTGGGGGGCTACCTGGCTGCCTCCTACGCCATCCAGTACCCTTCTAG AGTGTCACATCTTATCCTGGTAGACCCCTGGGGTTTCCCTGAGCGACCCCAGACACAGACCCAAGAGGGTCAAGGTCAGGGGACAGAGGTGGCGAAGAGGCCGCCCCCTCCACGCTGGGTGAAAGCTATTGCAGCAGTGGTTTCCCTCTTCAACCCTCTGGCTGTCATTAGAGCAGCAGGCCCATGGG GTCCGGGCTTGGTGAACAGATTTCGTCCTGATTTCAAAACGAAATTTGAAGATCTGTTTGATGATGACACTATGACACAGTACATCTACCACTGTAACGCACAAACCCCGAG TGGTGAGGTGGGTTTCCGGGCCATGTCAGAGTCACTGGGCTGGGCCAAGAGGCCCATGCTGCAGCGGATtcacctgctgcccccctccATGCCCCTCACCATGCTGTATGGAGCACGATCCTGGGTGGACAGCTCGTCTGGGGACAGAGTAGTCCAGATTAgggagcaggcccacaccaaaGTGCTG CTTATAAATGAAGCCTCTCACCACGTGTATGCTGATCAACCAGAGGAGTTCAACAGAGTGGTGGAAAATATATGTAAATCTGTtaactga
- the abhd4 gene encoding (Lyso)-N-acylphosphatidylethanolamine lipase isoform X1: protein MDPAATTAPMQTECETESSSVWSWWPSWRPTSMSLLKTTESKILACIQNDLWARFVTLPNQDRIWTLTLANKVVHKPPEQAPKTPLVMVHGFGGGVGLWIRNLETLSRSRPVYAFDLLGFGRSSRPPFPSDAAKAEEQFVNSIEQWRQSVGLENMILLGHSLGGYLAASYAIQYPSRVSHLILVDPWGFPERPQTQTQEGQGQGTEVAKRPPPPRWVKAIAAVVSLFNPLAVIRAAGPWGPGLVNRFRPDFKTKFEDLFDDDTMTQYIYHCNAQTPSGEVGFRAMSESLGWAKRPMLQRIHLLPPSMPLTMLYGARSWVDSSSGDRVVQIREQAHTKVLLINEASHHVYADQPEEFNRVVENICKSVN from the exons ATGGATCCTGCTGCAACTACAGCTCCGATGCAGACCGAGTGTGAGACAGA GTCAAGTTCAGTCTGGAGCTGGTGGCCTTCCTGGCGTCCAACCTCCATGTCTCTTTTGAAGACTACAGAGTCCAAGATTCTTGCTT GTATTCAGAATGACTTATGGGCTAGGTTTGTGACTCTACCAAACCAGGATCGAATATGGACTCTGACCCTCGCCAACAAGGTGGTGCACAAACCTCCAGAACAAG CCCCAAAGACTCCCCTGGTGATGGTCCACGGCTTTGGAGGAGGGGTAGGCCTGTGGATCAGGAACCTAGAGACACTGAGTCGGTCACGGCCTGTTTACGCCTTTGACCTCCTGGGCTTTGGCAGGAGCTCCAGGCCTCCCTTCCCCTCCGATGCTGCCAAGGCAGAGGAGCAGTTTGTCAACTCTATTGAGCAGTGGAGACAGTCTGTAGGCCTGGAGAACATGATTCTGCTGGGACACAGTCTGGGGGGCTACCTGGCTGCCTCCTACGCCATCCAGTACCCTTCTAG AGTGTCACATCTTATCCTGGTAGACCCCTGGGGTTTCCCTGAGCGACCCCAGACACAGACCCAAGAGGGTCAAGGTCAGGGGACAGAGGTGGCGAAGAGGCCGCCCCCTCCACGCTGGGTGAAAGCTATTGCAGCAGTGGTTTCCCTCTTCAACCCTCTGGCTGTCATTAGAGCAGCAGGCCCATGGG GTCCGGGCTTGGTGAACAGATTTCGTCCTGATTTCAAAACGAAATTTGAAGATCTGTTTGATGATGACACTATGACACAGTACATCTACCACTGTAACGCACAAACCCCGAG TGGTGAGGTGGGTTTCCGGGCCATGTCAGAGTCACTGGGCTGGGCCAAGAGGCCCATGCTGCAGCGGATtcacctgctgcccccctccATGCCCCTCACCATGCTGTATGGAGCACGATCCTGGGTGGACAGCTCGTCTGGGGACAGAGTAGTCCAGATTAgggagcaggcccacaccaaaGTGCTG CTTATAAATGAAGCCTCTCACCACGTGTATGCTGATCAACCAGAGGAGTTCAACAGAGTGGTGGAAAATATATGTAAATCTGTtaactga
- the dad1 gene encoding dolichyl-diphosphooligosaccharide--protein glycosyltransferase subunit DAD1 — translation MSNSVISVISRFLEEYTTTTPNKLKVVDAYLLYILLTGALQFLYCLLVGTFPFNSFLSGFISCVGAFILAVCLRIQINPQNKGEFLSISPERAFADFLFAHTVLHLVVMNFIG, via the exons ATGTCGAATTCGGTCATATCGGTTATTTCTCGGTTTCTAGAGGAGTACACCACCACGACTCCCAACAAGCTGAAAGTGGTGGATGCATATTTGCTGTACATTTTGTTGACAGGAGCGCTGCAGTTTCTCTACTGTCTGCTCGTTGGCACCTTCCCCTTCAATAGCTTTCTGTCGGGCTTCATCTCGTGTGTGGGCGCTTTCATTCTCGCAG TGTGTCTTCGTATCCAGATCAACCCACAGAACAAAGGAGAGTTCCTGTCTATCTCCCCAGAGAGAGCCTTCGCTGACTTTCTGTTCGCTCACACCGTCCTCCATCTGGTCGTGATGAACTTCATTGGTTGA